The Elgaria multicarinata webbii isolate HBS135686 ecotype San Diego chromosome 15, rElgMul1.1.pri, whole genome shotgun sequence sequence aaataaataaaactgaaagctgccttatatctgGCCAGACTgtttgtctatctagcccagaattcgcttctctgactggcagcaactctggAGGCACGCTTAGGCCCACGTCTGCGAAGCCCCATGacacttttaactggagatgcaaggaattaaacctgggaccttttgtatgtAAAGCATGGTCTTTGCCACTGATCCATGTGTCCATCCCCCACTCCCCCATTACAGAATGGAGTGCAATTCAAGATCACTTTGTAAACATAGATGTGGGTATAAATCTACTGATGATTTGCTGCTCTCTAATGGTACCCAGATTCTGATAACAAGAATATAAAAGAAGACTGTCCAAAGTAACCTAAcactgaaaagaaaaaggaagccgtTAGTGCCAAAGGGGGATTGGTCCTCCTGCCCCAGCAAATACCTTTTTCAGGAGAGGGATTTTTCTCAGGACTGCAGTAGCAGAAGAAAGGGTAAAACATCTCCCTCAATTGCTGGTGCAATTTGCAGTTTTAAAACCTGCAAGTTCGATGGAACAATGCATTTAACCTCATGTTATATAGCCTGAAATATTTGCTTGTGGCATGATTGAGCTGTCAAAAACTAAAAGCAAGTGCTGTTCAAGGCAGGAAAATGTCATTACTCAACTCCTACGTCCTTTCAGTTGTGTTGCTTCTTTCCACTTCCGTTCTGTTTACATGGAGCAGATGAACGTTCTGGATAATCAAGCCCTAAAAGGAGAATGTGGTTGTGTTAATCTattgcaaaaaacacacacaccaggttcaCTCCCTTGAAGAATTCACTTTttgtgcttcactgcaaagagccGGGGCTTAATTTCTAAACCAGAATGCCGGGATTTAAAACCGTTCTCCCTGTTAAGTGTGGATGCACTGTGAAGAGTCTGTGGGAAGTGTAAAACAcactgcacgtgctcagaggtAGAAATTAGACCCCACTCACATAACAATTAAAATTCGGTagacttgcatttttaaaatgtaatttcagaGCGTGTTTTAAAAGGGTAGGAAAATTAACGTATTTGCGCTCCTTCACAACACTCCCGATCAGCTGAATCGGCTCTTTAATGGTTAACGTGTCCTATTTGGGTTGTTTGTAATACGCAGGCGCTTGGTGGGAACCTTGCAATAGCAATCAAGAGCCGCTGGGGGCCGCTGTGGCCATAGACTTGCCTTTCTATGTCTCTGTGGCCGCGGCTGAGGAAAGTCTAGCCTTCACATTTCCTGTTTCTGCTTTCCCCCATCATCCTCTGCGccgccttctctttctctctccctttgccGCCATTGTGATCGCTGCCGGGTAGCGCTTGGCCATGGTAAGTGAATCCATTGTAATCCTTTGTCGGGGCCGCTACTTGGACCTCCGTTCCTCATTCTTGGCCGTCTTGGGGCTTCCTGCGAATGAGCCCGAGTAAAATTAGGGAGCTGGAACGGGCCTTGTAAAGGCCGGGAGCCCCTTCGTTGGCGTCTCCCCTCCTGCCTAGAATATGCAGGAATAGATTACGGGCCTGCGCGAAAGAGCCACCCCAGTGGGTTTCTAAACTGGACTCTTCCCCATTTCATtatgatttattgtatttttaccccACGGGAGCTCAGTGCAACATACATGCTGTcgctttcccatttttttttaacttcacgacaaccctgcgaggtaggagaTTGAAAGGGAATAGCTGGCCCAGTGAGCTTTGCGcccgagtggggatttgaacccagctctcAAAGGCCTTAGTGCTGTAGTTGCTTCATCGCGCTGACTCTTTGGGGTGTGAGGTTTGAATGCATGTCCCAAAGGGATAACATTGCCATCACTGAATACAGTTTCCCAACCTCAAGTCcccagatgatgatgaagaagaagaattacagctcccatcaatccAATATGGCCAGtagttgtggatgatgggagttatggcTCAACATTTGAGAACCCGAGGCTGAGAGAGGCTGCTTATGGCCTGATTGACCTAGGCCATAACtggaccgaaggtttatcccaggatcatcccgggttcgtccctgcctgtggcacttagatgaacaggtttgaccccaggacaatcctgggataaaccttaggtctagctatggccccagactggaatggataaTGTGAAAGGTTTATAGAGGGTAATTCTCTCCAAAGTCCCTActctacagtgtggtgtagtggctaaagtgttggactgagagttgggagatctgggttctagtccccactcggccatggaaacccactgggtgactttgggccagtcacagactcagcccaacctacctcacagggttgttgttgtgaagatagaaatggagaggaggaggaggattatgtctactgccttgggttctgtggaggaaaaatggtgtgatataaatgcaataaaataataaataatgaaggcCTTAGATTCCTGACCGCTGTGAACTCAGCGTAACAAGCACAGTTCATTTCCCCTACCCTCGCAAGGTCTTGGCCAAACGTTACACAGCCTCATCTGGGAGTGTAACAAAGAGATGGATTTAATTCTGGTTGTGGCACTTCAGATCGTGTGTGTTGTATGTCTACTGCCTTGGGTTctgtggaggaaaaatggtgtgatataaatgcaataaaataataaataatgaaggcCTTAGATTCCTGACCGCTGTGAACTCAGCGTAACAAGCACAGTTCATTTCCCCTACCCTCGCAAGGTCTTGGCCAAACGTTACACAGCCTCATCTGGGAGTGTAACAAAGAGATGGATTTAATTCTGTTTGTGGCACTTCAGATCGTGTGTGTTGGAGTGGGCAGACTGGCAAGCTTTAATGCTTgtccataaaaaacaaaaaccttccttctccctccaccccctttgTAGAaacagtgagcctgttcagatgacacactaagccatggttaggctgcaaacacttttgcagcaaatggttagcaagTGCTTTTAAAcggtgcttatgtagccaccatggttaggaacggttcacatgacatgctctCTGCCATGGTTtgtatgacacactaagccatgatgtttagctcaaagtacttaaccactgtggcttagcgtgtcatctgaacaggggctaAGTATGTCAGGAAAAAGGGTTCTAGCTTAGCCATGATCATTTTCTGTGTAGAGGGAATATtttggaggagcattcagtcatatAAGTCCCCACCAGCAGCCTGAAAGTGGCACAGCTCATACCCAGTTTTACCACCTCAGGATGTGCTCGGGGTAAGTCGGCAACAGCACCTTAGAGACTACTTCAAAATGCAGGTGTGGGATACCTGTTTGTGAATATTTCCCCTGTGACAAATTccttttattttcaaaacaaaaaaattagGCCCTTGGGGAGAGGAGGACAGTAATTAACACAGACTCTCATAGAAGTCCTAACACATGGCAGGTTTGGTTTTTACCCTTCAGAAATGTGGTTCAGTAAATCCGGAGTGAAATGGTGTCTTGCCTGTGCAGCTTTGCCAATTTgttttttcctgcttctcttcttttCCCACCCCTTTGGAAATGTGCTAAACCAGCTGTCATGTACTCCGGAAACTGCACCAGAATCTCTTTCCTACCTCACAGGATCTGGCCACATTCCTATATAACACACGGGCTGGGCAAAAGATCATGGCACACAATTGATCAGTCACTGACTGTGTTGAAAGACACCATGACATTTTTGGATGTTCAGCCATGCCTAAAGTCTCTTTCTCCATCATCTTTTTATGACTGTCACTGGGTTCGGTTTTAAAatgccttccttctctcccttcccaaCCTACCAGTCTTCCCACAAGACATTCAAGATCAAGCGGTTCCTTGCTAAGAAGCAGAAACAGAACCGGCCTATTCCACAGTGGATCCGCATGAAAACTGGCAATAAGATCAGGTAAGGGCATTGCCTGCTTCTCAAGGGTTAGCGGCCACACGCAGGCCCACTGTGTGAGGAATATTCATCTTGGGTGTTGGCGTTGTGGGGAGATTTCAATAATTGGGGTTAGAGTTATGGCAGATGCTTCACCACTGAAGTCTGGCCGCTTCTAAAGTCAGGAAAAGCACCTGGAATTGCAAATGGTCTCCATTTCCATCCCACTGTGGCTCTGAAAGTTCCCATCATGTGGGAGTTGGAAACTGGGGTCCCACTGTGGCATTTCAATCCCTTGGGCTAGTCAAGGTGCTTACTTATGGATGGGAAATATCCACTCTGggatcatcatctctcttttcggAGATGCTGAATCGAGAATTTATTTGCATACTTTGTTAATGCTTTTAAAGGCAAAATCCAGTCCTATGTGAGCTTCTACAGTGCCATGTTCCTTTCTTTGCTATGAGCACAGTATTGATTCTCCCTAATCACACTGAAGGTGGGGATGCTATCCCATGTCCATGAAAATAGCAGCCATACGTTTCCCAGTGATTAAATTGGGATGTTCACTTTTCATTCTCTTCAATGTTTGCTTGATGGTGGCctaactatggcctggttcacacataacagcaacCCAGAATATGGGTTATCATTGAATTGCAtgttatgtggaaaccctgcactatggtttaattcTGGGTGGTTAgttctgaacaacccaacaacatggGATCACTTTCTggcttgtttgtggttaacagcccggagttaaaccatagtgcacaCAATGGCAATCCATAATTCAACTCTGGGTTatcgttatgtgcgaaccaggcctaACGTTGGTTGAACTTGCCGTTTATGTCCTTTGTTTGCTTTCTGACCTGTACACAAGCCTCCTAGCCTTGAAGACATCCATTGACAGACCCCAAAACAGCATCTCCCCTTGTTCCCTCCATATATTTCAggcaacaactcccagaattcctgaccattggccatactggctgaggctgataggatCTGAAGTTAAAaagaatatttggagggcacaaggttggggaaggctgtcctaaaaaTATGCCTTCCAAGAGGATCCATTCTTACTGTTTCCCCCCAGATCTCCCTTCTATTGTGCGTTGACTTGCCACTCCTCTTCCGCCTTCTATTTCTTCACATCTCCTGTCTGGAGTCCTGTGAGAATGCTGTCTTCCTTATGTTTATCCACTAGCAAAGGGTCATAATTTGGCTGTAGTTTTGGGGATGTTCAGCTTTGTTTCCTGTGTCGGCTCTGCAAAGGTGACTTTTCCAGGCAACGAAAGGATTTCCCAAAGCAGGCTGCAATTACAGTGTTTCATTCTGTGGGAGCACTGCCATGTCCCTGCTGAGAGCAACTCTGTTAACTGAGGATTTGATCTCTCCTCTGTGCTGGTGAAATCATTTCCCTTTAGCAGTGACAAGTGTTGCGAGAAAAACCTTGGAAGAGCATGAAGGCTTTTTAGTGGGTGGAATTTTCTTGCGAAAAAGACATGAATGTGTGTTTGACTGGGGAATAACAGGGCACCTTCAGTTAGGCCAAATTCTGCCTATAAAACATCATCCAAACTTTTCAATTTCTCAGCTCAGTCACAGGCAATTTAAAAGCAGAGTTTAGCTTGTGCAATGATTTAAGGGAGTTTTTCTGCCGAAACACAAGCCATGGGGACTCTTCATTGGCCAGCAGTATTGACTGATATCTCCATCAGCTCCTCTTTGGTAATAGTGAGgcagggacaaaaaaaaaaaaaggaagagatccagaGTGTGTGACTATTGAGATAGATTTTTATGCACAATACATTTCTGGGACCTGAATAATTTTTGGCCCTGTTAATTAGGAAATGTGGTTTTTACCTCTCACTAGATTTTAAACGTGTAGgatttttctaaaaagaaatcaATGCATTTAATCAATACGTTAATCAACCAAAGCTTTAGTTGAATAACCAATGGGAGCCATTTGACAAGGCTGAGAGTCATGAGCCTCCTTGTAGGGGAGGGGATATTTTTGGTGCTGAGATGAGCAATGAATAATAAGTAACAGCTTTTGGTTATTCAAGTTGAAAGTTCTCACAACTTCCTTCATCGTTAAAGCCATATTCTTAAACGTTAGTTAGTgcacaggattttattttttttcttttcagcccaGTGGGCATTTGGGGATTTTCAACCTTCAGAATTCTTGGAAACGTTTCATCTCATTAATATACGCTGCAGTGTTCATGTGTACTGaagtgagggagggggggagtgcaAATGGATGTGGGAAAACCACACTTCTTCTGCCAGCAGCTGTGGAGCCCTTTGTGAAGACGGCCACGCGCAAATTACAAGCGGGGTAGCTAGTTCACTCGCTCACTATTTTTAGTCTGCTGGAGACACAGGGCTGTGTCTTGCCTACTAATTGCATCCCTTTTGTTCTAGGTACAACTCCAAAAGGAGGCACTGGAGGAGGACCAAGCTGGGACTGTAAAGCTAAGCAGCTACAACCCCATTGACGTGTCTACCCTGCGTCAAGCTCTCAAGCCCCAGAATGGCCCCTTCCGATCAACCTGCCACAGCTCTATTTTCAGGGCTGAGTCCTGTCATGTGTCGTGAAGTTTTTTCTTTCCTAAAACCTTCGTTTTCACATGAGAGTTTCTGAAAGAATTAAAACTGAATAATGGAGACCTTTGTGCTCATGTTTAGTGTCCTTTAGTTCTGAATTCTGGCTGCCAGCGGAGAGAGGCTCATTAATAAATATGAGATTGAACATAGTCTAGCGAATTAGCGACTTCTCGTTGGATTCACTATTTACACTTGCTATACCAGTATGGGGGGAGTTGGCGACGGTACAAAAGATTTAACGGCTATGAAATTGGCATCTATTCCATGGAAGGCTGGAAACTCCCAGCTGTGTTTTCATGGGCTGAAACAAGCTGGCAAAAAAGCATAGTGTCATCAGGTAGTAAGAAACATGGTTCTCCAAGGCCGGGAAGGCACTTTCTCAAGGTGATGTTGGGCTTGGCTAAGGAACATCCAAGCAGAGGCTGAGAATAAAGGGGATAAAGGATACAGAGAGATAGGACAGAGAACCTAAAAAAAAGGAGCAATAAAGGACCATGGTAGAAAAAATTTGGAGAAACCATGAAAGGGTAGCATACTCTCACAGGCTTATACTGTTAGAAGGACAAATTGTCAATATTCAGTTCACTTCGCCCTTTATAAATTATATACAGGaggcttaaaatatttttattattattttttggtgaaGTTTGCTGTGATGATGCTTGTAGAAGGAAGATTaaccccctgcttttttttttaaaaaaatgcaaacttgcccttcgcagcagcagctgccttataccaactcAGACTGCCCCCAGTATTGTACTGTGATGGACAGTGGTTCCATAAGATCTCAGGCAGAGCTTCCTTTCCCATCAGCTGCTAGCTCCATTTAAGAGGTGGAATGGATTGACAGCTGGGGCCTTTTGCCTGCAAGGCGAGTAAaacccctctctcaaaatccttGCTAGGAGAATCAAAGAGAAGGAAAATATTGCTAGCAGCAGCTGAGAAAGGGGATCGTCTGTAAATCATACTAGAATACTGAGTAACATACACTAAAAAATACTCCAAATTACAATGCTGAGGGTTTGCAGGCTTCccagttcatttcagtggggaaaATGCATTCCTAGCGTCACCCTATCCACACAAGTCAGGGTCTTCACAGACACCGGATCTTCCGTATTCTATAAAAGGGCTATGAGGATCTTCCGTATTCTATAAGAGGGCTATGATGTTCCTCGGTGGTATTTCTGATGCTAACATAATATGCAAATCCTAACCCCTTTAACAAAGTCTACAGGAGTATTGCAAATGACAGAGCATCCTTCCCTGACCTTGGTGCCCTGTAGATagtttgaaccacaactcccaggattcctaaccattggtcatgctggctggagctaatggCTGTTGAAATCCTAAACCTCTGGGGGACACttgagttggggaaagctggggtaAAGTGTTTGCTCAGGTATTCTGTGTATAGCTATCGAGTTCCCAGTCTCCCTTTTCATTCTACCTGGATTGACAAAATTGCCAGGCTTATGGTGTATTTCTCAGAGTTTGCATTTGTAGGAGAAGAGAACAATTAATAATAGTCTGGCTGAATTGGAGAGAATAACCTATAAATCGCTCGGAGGGTTATTGAGACATCTCTTGCCCTACTATTAAGCAGACTAAACAATGTACATCATGCTGTTGTACAATGAAATAAGTTTTCTGGTTTCTGTAGAAGTTGTAAAGGTTGTGCGTCAATAATGCAAGGGGATTAACTAGATCAGGAAAGCAATAACAGTAACAAAGGAGCCAAAACACAGGAGCTGAGAGAGGCACCGTGGAAGAACCCCAGCAGTCAAACCAGATGGACCAGAAATTGTTTTGCAAATTCTGCCATATACTTAGTACGTGCTAATATATCTGTGAAATCATGACAGAACGAGGGGCAGGCTAGTGAAAAATCAAAAACTAATGTGCACTTGAAACTGATCCACTTGGGGATAAATAATCTGCTCCTTCAAGTGCAGGCATACACAAAACCACAAATTTAAACCAGTTTGAAGCCTatgcttgggtgaccatatgaaaaggaggacagggctcctgtat is a genomic window containing:
- the RPL39 gene encoding large ribosomal subunit protein eL39, which gives rise to MSSHKTFKIKRFLAKKQKQNRPIPQWIRMKTGNKIRYNSKRRHWRRTKLGL